In Pseudomonas oryzicola, one DNA window encodes the following:
- the murB gene encoding UDP-N-acetylmuramate dehydrogenase: protein MTLQWQEQVSLKPYNTFGIDVKARYFSPAHDDQEVRQALSQAQQRGLPVLVIGGGSNVLLTGDIDAWVLHMASRGRRVLSDDGERIVVEAEAGESWHPFVQWTLAQGYCGLENLSLIPGTVGAAPMQNVGAYGVEVKDVFLGLTAMDRETGALRDFGLAECAFGYRDSLFKRNPGRWLILRVRFALSRTLHARLDYGPVRQRLAEQGVSEPTAQAISEAICSIRREKLPDPAELGNAGSFFKNPVVAAEQVERIRVQYPGVVAYPQADGQVKLAAGWLIEQAGWKGYREGDAGVHRLQSLVLVNHGQASGAQMHVLARRIQADILERFGVELEMEPNLY, encoded by the coding sequence ATGACACTGCAGTGGCAGGAGCAGGTATCGCTCAAGCCTTACAACACCTTTGGCATCGACGTGAAGGCGCGCTATTTCAGCCCGGCACATGACGACCAGGAAGTGCGCCAGGCATTGAGCCAGGCGCAGCAGCGCGGCTTGCCGGTGCTGGTCATTGGCGGTGGCAGCAATGTGTTGCTGACCGGGGATATCGACGCATGGGTATTGCACATGGCCAGCCGTGGTCGGCGTGTGCTCAGTGACGATGGCGAACGCATCGTGGTCGAGGCCGAGGCCGGTGAGTCCTGGCACCCGTTCGTGCAGTGGACCCTGGCGCAGGGCTATTGCGGGCTGGAGAACCTCAGCCTGATCCCTGGCACGGTTGGCGCTGCGCCGATGCAGAACGTTGGCGCCTACGGGGTGGAGGTCAAGGACGTGTTCCTCGGCCTGACCGCCATGGACCGCGAGACCGGCGCGCTGCGTGACTTCGGCCTGGCGGAATGTGCGTTCGGTTATCGCGACAGCCTGTTCAAGCGTAACCCTGGGCGTTGGTTGATCCTGCGTGTGCGCTTTGCCTTGAGCCGCACCTTGCACGCCCGCCTGGACTACGGCCCGGTGCGTCAGCGCCTGGCAGAGCAGGGCGTGAGCGAGCCGACCGCGCAGGCGATCAGCGAAGCGATCTGCAGCATTCGCCGCGAGAAACTGCCAGACCCGGCAGAGCTGGGCAATGCCGGTAGCTTCTTCAAGAACCCGGTGGTAGCGGCGGAGCAGGTCGAGCGTATTCGTGTCCAGTACCCTGGCGTGGTGGCATATCCCCAGGCCGACGGGCAGGTGAAGCTGGCAGCCGGCTGGTTGATCGAGCAGGCCGGCTGGAAGGGCTACCGCGAGGGCGATGCCGGGGTGCATCGCTTGCAGTCGCTGGTGCTGGTCAACCATGGTCAGGCGAGCGGGGCGCAGATGCATGTGCTGGCGCGGCGGATCCAGGCCGATATCCTGGAGCGCTTCGGCGTCGAGCTGGAGATGGAGCCCAACCTCTACTGA
- a CDS encoding low molecular weight protein-tyrosine-phosphatase, producing MRILFVCLGNICRSPTAEGVLRHQLQAAGLADKVHVASAGTGDWHVGKAPDSRTCKAALARGYDLSQQRAQQVKAAHFAEYDLILAMDESNLSHLRALRPHTAVGELDLFLRRYGAALDEVPDPYYGGADGFEQVLDLVEAACQALVLEIKGRL from the coding sequence ATGCGCATTCTGTTCGTCTGCCTGGGCAATATCTGCCGCTCGCCCACGGCCGAAGGCGTGCTGCGCCATCAACTGCAGGCTGCCGGGCTTGCCGACAAGGTGCATGTGGCGTCAGCCGGCACTGGTGACTGGCATGTCGGCAAGGCGCCCGACAGCCGTACCTGCAAGGCGGCGCTCGCGCGCGGGTATGACCTTTCGCAGCAGCGCGCCCAGCAGGTCAAGGCGGCGCATTTTGCCGAGTATGACCTGATCCTGGCCATGGACGAGAGCAATCTCAGCCATCTGCGCGCCCTGCGCCCGCATACGGCAGTGGGGGAGCTTGACCTGTTCCTGCGCCGCTATGGCGCAGCGCTGGATGAAGTACCAGACCCGTATTATGGCGGCGCCGACGGCTTCGAGCAGGTGCTCGATCTGGTCGAGGCGGCTTGCCAGGCGCTGGTGCTGGAAATCAAGGGGCGGCTATGA